The following DNA comes from Octopus sinensis linkage group LG5, ASM634580v1, whole genome shotgun sequence.
taatattaaaattcaattatccgcaccaacgcacggttgcaacaccatatggttgtacctccaaccgtgctgtcttctgctgtgatttttgctaccaaggtatcggttaaacttttgattaatctgcaacaagattattcatctttctatttcacaaaatatatatatatatatatatatatatatacatatatatatatatagtggaggcacaatagcccagttgttagggcagcatACTTGCAGtcacgtctgtggagtgctcagccacttgcacgttaatttcatgagccagCGGTTCCATTAAtcagatcaaatggaaccctcgttgtcgtaactgacagagtactaccaccatatatatatacagtttgatGAAAAGTTACCCAACAGCAAATCAAATTTCCATAAATACTCTctgctgtaattctgtattgactcaaatggaaaaatgtgtcactcaagaaggacttcagtttgaacaatttccaTGATGTTTTACATTTAGTTGCTTTTATTAAAcccattcagttgttaaacataagtaaatcttggaattaaatggttttgatttgctgTCCGGTGATTTTGGCCAGCCCTTAACGCATTGGGCTGAGGAATAATTCATAGGTCTTTTCTTCACATTTAACAATGTGCACGGAAATAAAATACATTGGCAAAACGTTTTAtgttatttgagagaaatttctGCTCAACAAgatgaattttgattttttaaattttattgatttttgtgcattttcagatcattaaaatgcacTTTCAAGAGGAAAAAAACTTAGCATTTTCCACACCATTTGCTTTTTCATTTAATCAATTTGTTAATCCTGCCAAAGCTGCTTTTGAGATTTGTCCTGTGTATTGAGAAGGAGCAATTTCTCAAACTACTACCCACCATTGGTTTTTGAGcttcaaaaatgggaattttgacctCAAGGATGGATTACACAGCAGTCAACCAATTCAGTTCAATGAAGAGTGATTGAATCATCTTCATCacaaaaattcacataaatatGAACTTACTGTGCTTTGaaacacatcttatatatatatatgtacacacacacacacacacacacacacacacacacacatatatatatatatactttatttaaagcagcagaatattcaacaaaatctgttactcattGGAGGCATCTACATCATTTTGACAGCCTCCagagaagcatacatacacatgcgcacacacacacacacacacacacatatacatatatatatacacacacacacattcgtgctGTATACTTGACCTCCACTCTCATATCTTCTTCCATTCTGTATTTATAGTGATGATACTTCAGAATCAGGGATGCTGGTGTGTAAGGTTGTAAGAGTTTGGGAGAAAAGGAGGTGAATACAAACCATGGAATGAAACAGGTCAAATGAACATAGGAGTTTTAATAAATCATGAACAGGGAAAGGATTTACGTATAGAAGGGGACACAGTAAGAAAAAGGAATAGATGCTGACTGGAAATAGTACAAAGGAAAGGAAGTGGCAACTCACAGTACAGAGATGGCAATATGTATGGTATAAATGTATGGTGTATTCTATTTTTGTCTCTTACAGCAGCAGCATAGCACTTTCGACAGGAGAATGATGGAGGGCTCATTATAGGGTCATGAGTTGTGGGGCTGGCAGTTGTGATTAGTGGGGAAATTAAGAAAGGGATACCAATTTGAAGGGTGGAGGATCATTTGTGGTAGGAACATGGAATGGATGTCTGTTGGAAGTGGCAGCAGATGTAAGATGTGGTGAGTAGTGGAAAAAGGGAAAATCAATAACAACAGTGGAGGTTAGCTCATTGATGGTAAGGATAAAGGAAAAATGTCAATAGGAGGTGAACCATACTTAGGAGTGGTTTTTAATGGCAGGAAGaggaaatgtgaagaagagaaagatgcagTTTAGAAGAGCTGATTTAGTTCGGTTTCTTGGGGTAGCATGTGTGAAAACATTgttgcatataaaatatacactatCTATATAATAATTTGCTTCTTTCTTCACctgttatactttagtttgatagAGAGGTGGAAATGGAATGAGTGAGAGGTtgagtaagaatgagagaaagagggagaaatgtGGGTAGAGAagcaagaagaagagaggagtatAATAATACACTAAGGTCAAATGCATCACGTAGTTAGTTGAAGGGGGAGGCAAAGAGCAAGACACAAATACGATGAgaggaaagtgggagagagagagaagtgttaatgacATACTGTAgggtggaaagagaaagagggaaatgttaaagacatgaagatgggaattacatggttaaaatgtttgttgaagaggtagagagaaagagagaaatataaggtGCTTAGCAGAAGGAAATTTCAAAATCATATACTATTTTGCAACTGGAAGTGAAATCACTTagcaaaatacaaataacaatcatcctttctttcttaaatagctttgCTTAATCTCTTTCgttctgtggaatttccacagatctcactagtattttattttttttagttactttttgtacaatatcaaaatattaaaactatCCTCTCCAAACAATAAATGTGCACatctttctataattttttgAAGCTAATGAAGAGCAATATGCTGAAGCTAGTGGGCCCAGTTATTTAGAATTGAAACCAGCAGGTaagtataaacaatattgttagtaCACAGCATGATCTTAGAAATTATCTTAAACATTAACAGAAAGCTAACAGTCATGAAATGTATCATTCTCTAACTTTTAtctattaatatgtgtgtatgagtgtgtttgagtctgtCTCATTAGCATTTATTATTGTAGTATCAACACAATACTAACATAAcgctatttattgtttttatttctaattttttaaagacaTGAAGATTTCTTACGTTAATGTTTCAAGGAAACCTGATGGTAAGTATATAAGCAATCGaataataaaatttcattcaTTAGAGCAAGAGTTAGCACAATTTTGGTTCACTCTTTCTTTGAGTAGTATAGGCAGCTTAATGCATGTCTttcatttgttccagtcattggactgcagccatgctaaggCACCACTTTCAAGGGTTCAGTCCAACAAATCCACCcgagtacttattatttttaagccttttacttattctattggtttcttttgctaaactgctaagttctgtggatgtgaacaaaccaacacaagtgtcaagtggtgatgggatcaaacgcaaaggcacacacactcccttatatatataccaaatccattcacaagattttggtcagcccaggattatagcagaatacactcgCCCAATGTGCCTCATCATATGACGAAACCCAGACCCATTTGTTTGGAAattaaacttcttacctcacagccacacctaaaaacctttcaaaatattaaaattccatTGCATATACGATAAACTTCTTACAGATATTCCTATTTAACTCTGATATTTTACCTTTTTATCAATCCTTACCCTTAATGATGTAgttcataaaaatttattttgtaagctTAATTTGTACAAAAAAATCcaaataattaagtaataatGAATTCAGTAGATATTTGCCAAGGCATGAGACacaatgaatgggaataaatttgcAATAGTAAATGTGATTAACTGTTCTCCTCCAGTATCCAAAATCACTCCTGTTTATTTATAACTCTAGCAAGAAATTTATCTTAGAAAAACCCTTATTGCTCTAAACATATTTGTGAATAGCTTCCCTTAATGTTAATATCAGAACCAAATATTGAATTGATGGAAATAGTACATACTGTACTAAATATTGACAATTAAATTAGTGTTAGTACATTCTGAGATTATATCCTAGAGAAGTACACTTTGTACAATCAGCCTCTCAATAAGTTCTACTTttacaaaatcattagcacactcaGCATCCAAACTCTATCTACTAATCCctacagaacactgaagagatggaggaTATTGtggcctcttggcagaaacggccgtaaggaactgatattttatgttttacttgtatatatttgtgtagcacacagtctttgaatgtgtatgtatttttataatactCCCTTTTGTTTTGGAATAGATAGACTTAATAGAATGCCTACTGGCTGATCTATGTAATTTttgtatcccctccattttctttttgccggatatatatatatcattccccatgatagatcgctagccactgaacctttctctattttctctccctctttttatattcgtccctgtttatttctgtgttcctttctgtcaaagagcgtcggcttgaaacataaaagactttctcacttcccgagcgttaaactaatacatctgtttgttgtttacacacccatcctcgtcttttgttttgttttgtttttgtaaattctcactatatatatatatatatatatatatatatatatatatatatatataaatgagtggaaaATTTACAggtaagtgtgttaaataataaggcaataaaagagaatgactctccccagacaccacaaaatatgcttcaacacacaaactcatataaagaattttgcaaaccaaatacaaaaatgaagaatagaaatggcttttctgataatttttccacttcaataattagatgtttataagtttACAAACAGGTAACACCTGAATTCAGTTAGTCAACTAAAGCATGGGTGAGGGCAGTTGTTGAGGCCATTGCTTCTGCTTTCCTTTTTTCTTGAAGGTCCTTCCACAGCAACAGGCCAGTAAAGAACTTTAGAAAAGGAAAGCAGAAGCGATGGCCTCAGCAACTGCCCTCACCCATGCTTTGGGTAACTATTTGAATTCAAGAGTTACCTTTTTCTAAACTTATAAAcacctaattattaaagtggaaaattatcagaaaagccatttctattcagtTTTTCAGATATCTAATACTGTACCAAgggctttctatttctttttctactatCTACATATAGCTGCTACTTTCTGTGtatcatcaaaatatttaaatcacaccctccaaacaataaatatgcctttcattttatttcttgatgCTGTGGAAGAACAATGTGCTGAGGTTAGCGAGCCGAAATATTTAGAAATGGGACAACGAAGTAAGTACAATCAATATTGCATGATCTTAGAACCTATCTTtaaaatagacagacagctaACTATTATGAAATATGTCACTCTCTAACTTTTGTGtatttaatatgcatgtatgtatgtgtgagtgtgtttgagtgtatctcATGAGTATTTATTATGGTAGAATCAGTACACAGCTatcttaatttaaatattatttatagccatgctatttgttctttttttcatttcttaaagACACGGATGGTACTTACGTTAAAGTTTCAAAGAAACCTGCTGGTAAgtatataagcaatttattaacAAAAAATTACATTCATTAGAGTAAGATTAGCAAatatctcattctttctttgaGTAGAATATGcagcttaatatatatgtatgattgaaattaaaactttgaaaatgttaaaatttcattGCATATGCAATGAACTTCTTGCAAACATTCATATGTAACTTATATTTTACACCTTTATTTATCTTACTTTTATTAATGCagttcatatgcatatatttttaaagttttatttaaacaaataacCCAAATTGGTATACAATTAATATTGAATTCAGTAGATACTTGCCTAGACATGAGACACAAAAATGGAACAGATTTCAAAAGGTAAATGGGATCAGCTTTTCCCCTTCAGTATCCAAAATAACTCCTGCTTATGGATAACTCTAACAAGAATGTAATCTCAGAAAAACCCTTATTGCTCTAAACATATTTGTGAATGGCTTCTCTTAATGGTAATATCACCACCAAATATTGAAGTGAGGGAAAAAGTACAAACTGTACTAAATATTGACAGAATTAAATTTAGTGTTAGTACATTCTGAGATTATATCCCAGTGAAGTAAATTTTGTACATTCAGCCTCTCAATAAGTACTACTTTTACATAATCATTAACACTTTTCTTGTAGAATAGAATTTTGGGTGCCACTTTACTAAGGAACCCTCTTTCCAAAGTCTAATTTTGAAATGGCATATTAACCAAAATTACTCTTTGTTTACTCTTGTTCATACCAAATAGATTTATTAGACAATACTTTTCTTTTATGCAATATGTAAATGAGAGGATGAAGAACATATTCAGTACATGGACTTCGCCtggatttaaatattttttgtttctaaatacatatatgtgtatatatataattatatttgaagaaaaaagaatagaaatggcttttctgataatttttccacttcaataattagatgtttataagtttACAAACAGGTAACTCCTGAATTCAGTTAGTCAAACAAGACATGGGTGAGGGCAGTTGTTGAGGCCATTGCTTCTGCCTTCCTTTTTTCTTGAAGGTCCTTCCACAGCAACAGGCCAGTAAAGAACTTTAGAAAAGGAAAGCAGAAGCGATGGCCTCAGCAACTGCCCTCACCCATGCCTTGGTTGACTATCTGAATTCAAGAGTTACCTTTTTCTAAACTTATCCACATCAGATCttgtttgtttcattcataaaatcTGCATCTCTTAAAAGGAAGTCAAATATCTGAAAATCGGTTATATTGATGTAGTTTTACATGCTTATTCCTGTGAAGCCATGTACTTATGGAGAaaaaatttgatgaaaactcgaaaaaactgtgtatttttagccaatagtgagacagaaattttctgtgaTGTAGCATTCTCAACTTagtggtgtcaactttaaggttttaccctgtgaaatttatagtttagcatctgtgaaatgacctgttcattgtaggtttctaaataaacagaaatacctaatgaaGTCAACAtctatcatcttactgtttcttttctctcttcattgatttctgtatgttttgtatatttttatttttatttgttatattaatataagtgaataattccgggtagaagtaggggtccaccaaggttcagcccccagtcccttttattcatcatagtcctccaagcaataacagaggaattcaagacgggttgcccctgggagttcctctatactgatgacctggccctcatagcagaatcactaccggaactagaaaagaaattttgggtgtggaagttaggtttagaatcaaaaggccttatagtaaatgtagcgaagaccaaagttatttaagtaggaaggtgaactcatcacacacacccttAAGTAGGTGGCCccgctcaatctgtagaaaaggtgtaggtagaaactctttaagatgtacccaatgtaagctatggacgcataagaggtgtagcaacatcagaggaaaactaactgagaagatagctttcatgtgcagcagatgcacaggggcaatagacaccacagatgctcagaaaacagattccatcacactccagggggagaaattagaagtagttgattgtttccactacctaggtgaccaagttagtagtgtgggtggatgctcagagagtgtcaccactagaatacgaatagcctgggcaaagtttagaaagtttctacccctactggtgacaaagggtctctcgctcagagtgaaaggtagattgtatgacacatgtgtgtgaactgccatgcttcaagGTAGTGAAATATGAACTGTGACagcagaggacatgtgtaggcttgaaagaaatgaagctagtattatccgctggatgtgtaatgtcagtgtgcacagacgacagagtgtaagtgctctgagagaaatgctggacacaagaagcatcagatgtggcatgcaagaaagatgtttgcgctggtatggtcatgtactatggatggatgaggagagatgagtgaagaagtgccactcccaaacagttgaaggaatccagggtagaagtagacccaggaatacatgggatgaggtggtcaagcatgacctttgaacattgggcctcacagaggcaatgacgaaataCTGAGaactctggaggtatgctgtgactgcgaagacctgacagataacgtgagttcatggctgtttcctgcaccagcttcacatagcagccccaacccatccaaagtaccttcgactgcaggacggcctgctgtgcttaccttggattgtagggtgacctgctgtgcttaaggagacctactgagtcaaatacatcaacatcaaaataaaaatcaaatggaaattgtagttgtgatacctgtgcctgtggcacataaaaagcaccatccgaacatggccgatgccagcgccaccttgactgggttctgtaccggtggcatgtaaaaagaacccactacactcacggagtggttggctttaggaagggcatccagctgtagaaacactgccagatcagactggagcctggcgtagcctcctggcttcccagaccctggtcgaactgtccaaccccgTGCTAGcatcgttaaatgatgatgatgtatgtatgtatgcgtttgtttcACATTAGTTGTTACAGTTGTACTTTATGAAGCCATTGATTTCTACACACAGGAATCAATATAGGTTgcttatttcagtattatgtatacctgttatgtatttgtgtacatcaccaatatatatgtgcatgtggatgtatgtattcatatataagtttatatgtacattaatgcattcatgtgtgtgtgtgtgtgtgtgtgtgtgtgtgtgtgtgtgtgtttgcaatggGGGTGTCTGTCTCCAAAACTCTAAGTTTGAGtaatgttttcatgcttggatttggaAACTACAATAAGAATAATCAATCCAATAGACTTTCTAAATTCAGCAGAGTTTATTTCTATTCACTTATCTTTATAGACCCAAGTTCCTTCAGCATTTGTCCATATTTGGATTTCCAGATTTGGCTTcatgaataatataaatgatgaaaGAGCTGAATCTAAAATCTAGTTGCAAAAAGGGAAGGTCCAAGCTGTTCATGTAAACATTGTTGGGTGGAGTTCTTCTTGTGCCCTTTCAATAGTGTTCTTCCTGAgtcctttcagtttcagacttATCCTTCAAATAATGTTCTACATGCATCATCGAAGGATTTGAAGAATCATTTTGTTCTCATCATATCCAATTCTGAACAGGCAATATTGGCATGATcactttcattatcatcttcaggAAAAGAAGATTCATCacaaataattttttcccattctttatGGAAGCTGGATAACAATTGTGAAATCTCTTCAAGGCTTAGCTTTTGATTCTTTGATATTTCGTGGAAGGATTACAAAGGACAAATGAATAGTTGGCAGGCTGTCAATGTTTTATACTTGTTGAATTATGATGCAATACTAATTGTTTGTTTCATAAAAATGATGCACTAAATAGTAGTATTGCATCATCTTCAGATGTCTTAGTAAATGCTGTTAGAGATCTTTGCCCCAGTATGGGATGAGGTTGTGCAAactgatctcaaaatgctgagccttacagaagagatgacaatggattgggagggttggtgccctgccatgctcaagaagacctgcccataGCAAGCAGAACACCTACCCAAAACCTGGTCACAGTATCTCAACGTGCTGTGTGCACTGAGGATACAACTTTTTTGTAACCCCGTAGTCCTGTATCATATTCTGTCGAGTTTTTGCTAGAAGACTATgaaaatcaatgttttttttttctatttgctcaAAAAAGTTCACTCATGACtaactttgaaatttttatatttggttGCATTTGGGTGGGTTTCCAAAAACTAGAACCCTGatagaataataaacaataaaggaaaaaaagatccATAACTGTTAAAAGAATTATATTCTACATTCCAGACCAATAAAAAGAAGGTAAGTCATATAAAGTCAAATTAGTCAATAGTCAAGTTGCGGCAAGTCTAATAGAGAGAATGAAACTCAATGGCAGGTTAGCTTTGTTCTTGCATGTGGTGTGTAGTTCTTGCATGACTTTAATTGCTCACTCATAGCATTAATTGCTTCTGCTGATCTTTAATTTTGAGGGCTCTTGTTTCCAGTGATTTGTCAAGCATATCAAAGAAGTCTTGTAGAGTAGTAAGGTTTGTGATAGCTCTGCATAATCTTCAGCTCTATACACTTGGTCACTGAACCAGTGGTCTGCCCAGTCATATGAGATGACTAGCAGACCATCTGCAATCTCTCACATGTGACGTAAGTAAAAATATAAGAAGGGCTAGGATTGTTTGCAAATTCCATCTGGCATTACTGATGTTTGGAATTTTCTGAAACTTGATGAAAGGGATGTCTCTCTTTCCATGGAAGAACTTGAAGGCATGGGTTAAGTGAAACAGAAACTTCATATCTCTCTCAACCAGCTTGATCTACTATGACGATTTCCATTCTGGAAGGAGCCTTGGAGTTCTTCATACCTTGTCATGAGTTCTTTGACAAGAAAATATCCGATGTTGAGTGAATTGCTTGCACTAGCTAGCTCCTCATCCATAAAATATGCAGGATTCTGTCCAAGACATGGTGTTTGTTGCTCATGAATTGTGGCTCATCATAGCATTTGTTCAAGAAATTCTCTGCAGTCTAACCACTACCCAACTCTTTCATCCGGTATTCACACTCGTCGTATCAGCAATAATCATTTAGTGAAATTCATCCAAGATGCTTTTCAATCCTTCTGCAATGCTTCTCGACCTTGTCACCACACAGCTTCAGAGCAGCCAGCTTAATTTCACTTGTTTTGTCTTGATGAATTACCACTTGATATTCATTTCCGTCAATATGTTTACCATCAAAATGCAGGTCCCATTTCTGATTGCCTAGTGTATTGATCAAGTGTTTCTTCATTACACCAGCTTTCTCAAACAGTGCATTGTAAAATGCCTTGCTGACTAGGAGCTGGGATATCAATGTCCTCCTCTGACAATTCTTTGCAGATTTTCGCAGCTTTGTAGGTAGAGACATTTGTCATCAAATATGTCATCTTCACCATAATTATACTCTTCAATCTGTTCTTCTTCAGAGTCACTGTCAGTTCCAGGGTTGCTGAGTTTGATAAAGAATGGGAGGCTTCAGCATCCGAGCATCTTCTCTTGGAATTATGGATAGTGTGCTTGCTTGCAGCTTTACTTGTTGAATAACCCATTTTGCCCTGGCTTTGGAGTTGGATAGAGTAAAGCATTTTATCATCAGCATTGAGCCATTCATTGCAGACTTTGTTGATATTGAACAGTTCTTCTAATGGCTCAAATTGTCTTTTTTAGGTGCATTTGTCATACAAATGAAGCACATTTTTGAGCCGGGAAATGATTGGAAAATTCAGCTTATCTCTTCACAGTAGTGTCACCTCTTTCAATAATTCTGTCACTCTCTTCTTTCTGCCTTTAATTGATTTCCAAAAAAACTGGTCCCGACCAGCAACCTTCTCCTTGAGTGGCATTTGAATTCTGCTGTTCAGTGAGGCTTCATCTACAGACACATGACCTCTAGATGAATGGGACTGGAACAGCACCAGATGCAGTGTTTATGTAGGCAAATAAATACAAAAGCGCCTGGAAGCATCCCTGATCTGGTCACTGATATATGTGGACTATGTTATAAAGAACAATGATTGCAGTGATTTCGGGTTCACCAGAACTCACATAACATCCAAGTGTTACTTGGATCATAGAATGATTCACAGCAAGGTATTTTTTAATCCATATGGAAAGAGGCCACTAAAATCCAGTTTACATCCGAGAATAAACATTGcttctttaaaaaaatctataaatgataaaaaaatttgaaatacatttaaattcaAAGCTTGCAGAAATAGAGGAATGCCTAAAAATGTGGTGGCACAATATACATGACAGCATCAAATCATCTGCTGAAGTAGTTCTAGAATTTGTGAAGCACAAACACCAACAAGAATGATTCTCAAATTAAACCTCTCCTAGAAACTTTGCACAAGAGACAAAAGACATGGATCTCAGACAAAAATTTGCCAACATCCAGATTCCT
Coding sequences within:
- the LOC115212247 gene encoding uncharacterized protein LOC115212247; this encodes MKISYVNVSRKPDDAVEEQCAEVSEPKYLEMGQRNTDGTYVKVSKKPAAVEEQCAEVSEPKYLEMGQRSTDGTYVNASNKPAGYQ